The following proteins come from a genomic window of Flavobacteriaceae bacterium MAR_2010_188:
- a CDS encoding cold-shock DNA-binding protein family, with the protein MTGTVKFFNDSKGFGFITNDETGKDIFVHISNLNNVELREGDSVQYNEEEGRKGKVAANVQVI; encoded by the coding sequence ATGACTGGAACAGTTAAATTTTTCAATGATTCAAAAGGATTTGGATTCATTACAAACGACGAAACAGGAAAGGACATTTTCGTTCACATCTCTAACCTCAACAATGTTGAATTAAGGGAGGGCGATAGTGTACAGTACAACGAAGAAGAAGGAAGAAAAGGCAAGGTTGCCGCCAACGTGCAGGTAATCTAA
- a CDS encoding Multidrug efflux pump subunit AcrB has protein sequence MSELEKNVDKEFKLSTWAINNKTTIYMIMAMVLFLGVSAYFEMPRESFPEVHETKIYVSSIFPGNTAEDIEKLITDPLEDKLKTVSNVVEITSTSQEDYSMIVVEFDEGIPVEQAKQKIKDEIDAETSGEDWPTFNEAKVEPNVFELSLSEEMPILNINISGDYPVDKLKEYGEYLQDEIEDLPQIKKVDIRGAQDKEVEVAVDIYKMMASKVSFSDIIGAIRGGNVTMSAGNFIASGQRRTIRILGEIDNPSQLENFVVKSENGNSIYLKDVATVTFQDEDKTTYAREFGEAVVMLDVKKRSGKNMVEAAEQIRLIVDDARVNQFPPDLTVTIANDQSSQTIGQVDDLVNNIIFGVILVVLVLMFFLGFKNALFVGFAIPMSMFMSLMILNLMGYTMNTMILFGLIMGLGMLVDNGIVVVENVYRLMEDEGLNRVEAAKKGIGEIAFPIIISTATTVAAFIPLGLWPGLMGQFMMYFPITLSVVLGSSLFVAIFFNSVLVSQMMTTEDKDMPLRRIIYITSILAGIGLVILIIGGAYRGLGTLMIFTAIMLWVYRLYLRKWANNFQSSTLVKLENWYERNLKRALVKKRPYIIVVSTVVLLILAFVAFGISLGTQRTKVEFFPDNKPNQIIVYIEYPEGTDIKKTNEITHKIENRVYEVLNSPEYLEGNGRNFMVESAVSQVGEGAGNPQTDGGSAAEMPHKGKITASMREYKYRNGKDSEIMRQKVQEALVGIYPGVLISVEKDANGPPTGAPINIELEGDDYNELIATAERMQDYINSRSIPGIDELKIDVNKDKPAMQVVVDREKAGELGVSASQVGQQLRNSIFGSKAGIYKNAGEDYDIYVRFNEENRYNNSAIFNQSVTFRDNTGQLREVPISTIAYQNNNSGFSAIKHRDTKRVVTVYSALAPGFTDAGAAVAQIQDAMQDFSEMPENIKVDYTGQIEEQNKQMAFLMGAFFSGIFLIFLILIFQFNSFSKPAIIMMAVFLSLIGVFGGLVITGSPFVIMMTMMGIIALAGIVVNNGVVLLDYAQLLIDRKKYELGLDDDDHLTSEQLFTSIVQAGKARLRPVLLTAITTILGLIPLAIGLNINFFTLFSDFDANIYFGGDNVIFWGPLAWTVIYGLFIATFLTLIVVPVLFFLSLKMKIYLRRKFGAKPEVSEEIVVREDYAFSHNMKTIKD, from the coding sequence ATGAGTGAACTTGAAAAGAATGTAGATAAGGAATTTAAATTATCTACCTGGGCAATTAATAACAAGACCACTATCTATATGATAATGGCCATGGTTCTCTTCTTAGGTGTTTCTGCCTATTTTGAAATGCCTCGTGAAAGTTTCCCAGAAGTACACGAAACTAAGATTTATGTAAGTTCCATCTTTCCTGGAAACACTGCCGAGGACATCGAAAAGTTGATTACCGATCCCTTAGAGGATAAGTTAAAAACGGTGAGCAACGTTGTGGAAATCACATCGACTTCACAAGAAGATTATTCGATGATTGTCGTAGAGTTTGATGAAGGAATCCCCGTAGAGCAAGCAAAACAAAAGATAAAGGACGAAATCGATGCCGAAACTTCTGGAGAAGATTGGCCGACCTTTAACGAAGCTAAAGTAGAGCCGAACGTGTTTGAGCTTAGTTTATCTGAAGAAATGCCGATTCTAAATATCAATATTTCTGGAGATTATCCGGTTGATAAGCTTAAGGAATACGGCGAATACCTCCAAGATGAAATAGAAGATTTACCACAAATAAAGAAAGTTGATATACGAGGCGCACAGGATAAGGAAGTAGAAGTTGCTGTAGATATATATAAGATGATGGCTTCTAAAGTTAGTTTTAGCGACATCATCGGTGCTATTAGAGGCGGTAACGTTACTATGTCTGCCGGTAATTTTATCGCCAGCGGCCAACGAAGAACTATTAGAATATTGGGTGAGATTGACAATCCATCACAATTAGAAAACTTTGTGGTAAAGTCAGAAAACGGCAATTCAATTTATCTAAAAGACGTTGCTACGGTAACCTTTCAAGATGAAGATAAAACTACTTATGCCCGAGAATTCGGAGAAGCGGTGGTGATGCTAGACGTTAAGAAACGTTCTGGTAAAAACATGGTTGAAGCTGCCGAACAAATCCGACTTATTGTGGATGATGCAAGAGTTAATCAATTTCCTCCAGATTTAACCGTGACCATCGCAAATGACCAGTCCTCACAGACCATTGGTCAAGTAGATGATTTGGTGAATAACATCATTTTTGGAGTAATCTTGGTGGTGTTGGTATTAATGTTCTTTTTAGGTTTTAAGAACGCCTTGTTTGTTGGTTTCGCAATCCCAATGTCTATGTTCATGTCGCTAATGATATTGAATCTAATGGGTTACACCATGAATACCATGATTCTATTTGGTCTAATTATGGGTCTGGGGATGTTGGTAGATAACGGAATTGTGGTGGTAGAAAATGTCTACCGTTTAATGGAAGACGAAGGTCTGAACCGGGTCGAAGCCGCCAAAAAAGGTATCGGCGAAATCGCTTTTCCTATTATTATATCAACTGCAACAACGGTCGCAGCATTTATCCCATTAGGATTATGGCCGGGTCTTATGGGACAGTTTATGATGTATTTCCCGATAACATTATCGGTTGTTCTAGGTTCTTCTCTGTTCGTTGCCATATTCTTTAATTCGGTACTCGTTTCACAAATGATGACGACAGAAGACAAGGATATGCCATTGAGAAGGATAATTTATATCACTTCGATACTTGCTGGCATTGGCTTGGTAATTTTGATAATCGGTGGTGCTTACCGAGGGCTAGGAACATTAATGATTTTTACAGCGATTATGTTATGGGTTTATCGACTTTACCTGAGAAAATGGGCAAATAACTTTCAATCTAGTACGCTGGTAAAATTGGAGAATTGGTACGAAAGAAACCTCAAGCGTGCCCTAGTTAAAAAACGTCCTTACATAATCGTTGTAAGCACCGTAGTATTATTGATTCTTGCCTTCGTTGCCTTTGGAATATCACTTGGAACTCAACGGACCAAAGTGGAATTCTTCCCGGACAACAAGCCAAATCAGATTATTGTTTACATCGAATATCCCGAGGGAACGGACATTAAGAAAACCAACGAAATCACCCATAAGATTGAAAATCGAGTGTATGAGGTTTTAAATTCGCCGGAATACCTAGAAGGCAATGGACGTAACTTTATGGTAGAAAGTGCGGTATCTCAAGTTGGTGAAGGCGCCGGTAATCCTCAGACCGATGGTGGTTCTGCGGCAGAAATGCCACATAAAGGTAAAATCACTGCCTCGATGCGAGAATACAAATATCGCAACGGTAAGGATAGTGAAATTATGAGGCAAAAAGTACAAGAAGCTCTTGTAGGGATTTATCCCGGAGTATTGATTTCTGTTGAAAAAGATGCGAATGGGCCACCAACTGGCGCTCCTATTAACATTGAGCTGGAAGGCGACGATTATAACGAATTGATTGCAACTGCTGAAAGAATGCAGGATTATATTAATTCGCGTAGCATTCCTGGTATCGACGAGCTAAAAATCGATGTTAACAAGGACAAACCTGCAATGCAAGTTGTTGTTGACCGTGAAAAAGCGGGTGAACTTGGAGTAAGTGCATCTCAAGTTGGTCAGCAATTAAGAAATTCAATTTTTGGATCCAAAGCTGGTATTTATAAAAATGCAGGTGAAGATTATGATATCTACGTGCGCTTCAACGAAGAAAATAGGTATAACAATAGCGCCATATTCAACCAAAGCGTCACATTTAGGGATAATACGGGGCAGTTGCGTGAGGTACCTATTTCCACAATTGCATATCAAAATAACAACTCTGGATTTAGCGCTATAAAACATCGGGACACTAAACGTGTGGTAACGGTTTATTCTGCCTTGGCACCAGGTTTTACGGATGCAGGAGCAGCAGTTGCTCAGATCCAAGATGCTATGCAGGATTTCTCGGAAATGCCAGAAAACATTAAAGTGGATTATACCGGACAGATTGAAGAGCAGAACAAGCAGATGGCGTTTTTAATGGGCGCATTTTTCAGTGGAATCTTCTTAATATTCTTGATACTTATCTTCCAATTTAATTCATTTTCCAAACCTGCTATAATCATGATGGCGGTATTCTTGAGTTTAATCGGTGTATTTGGCGGCTTGGTAATAACAGGTTCTCCTTTCGTAATTATGATGACGATGATGGGGATTATAGCTCTAGCTGGTATCGTCGTGAATAATGGAGTGGTTCTGTTAGATTACGCGCAGTTATTGATAGACAGAAAGAAATATGAACTTGGTCTGGACGATGATGATCATCTAACTTCAGAGCAACTATTTACCTCGATTGTTCAAGCTGGTAAAGCGCGTCTAAGACCTGTTTTGTTAACGGCGATTACCACAATATTAGGTTTGATTCCGCTAGCAATTGGACTTAACATTAACTTCTTCACCTTATTCAGCGATTTTGATGCTAATATTTATTTTGGTGGAGATAACGTTATTTTCTGGGGACCTTTAGCGTGGACGGTTATTTACGGTTTGTTCATCGCAACGTTCTTAACCCTGATTGTTGTGCCAGTCTTATTTTTCCTTTCACTTAAGATGAAAATTTATCTTAGAAGAAAATTTGGTGCTAAACCGGAAGTTTCGGAAGAAATCGTGGTCCGTGAGGATTATGCCTTCTCCCATAATATGAAGACCATAAAAGACTAA
- a CDS encoding tRNA(adenine34) deaminase: MENIFTDEYFMKKALEEAEAAYEKGEIPVGAIIVVQDRIIARAHNLTEMLNDVTAHAEMQAITSASNFLGGKYLLNCKIYVTLEPCQMCAGALYWSQISNLIYGARDEERGFIKHGIQLHPKTKVTGGVLAENASELLTRFFIEKRNLN; the protein is encoded by the coding sequence ATGGAAAACATTTTTACCGACGAATATTTTATGAAAAAGGCTTTGGAGGAAGCTGAAGCTGCCTACGAAAAAGGGGAAATCCCGGTAGGCGCGATAATCGTTGTGCAGGATAGAATTATTGCTAGAGCTCATAACCTAACCGAGATGCTTAACGATGTTACTGCCCATGCCGAGATGCAGGCCATAACATCTGCCTCTAATTTTTTAGGCGGAAAGTATCTACTTAACTGTAAAATATACGTCACCTTGGAGCCTTGCCAAATGTGTGCCGGCGCTCTTTATTGGTCGCAGATTTCTAACCTTATTTATGGGGCAAGGGACGAAGAAAGAGGTTTTATAAAGCATGGTATCCAACTTCATCCTAAAACGAAAGTAACTGGTGGTGTTTTAGCTGAAAATGCTTCGGAATTGCTTACTAGGTTTTTTATTGAAAAGAGAAATCTTAACTAA
- a CDS encoding aspartyl-tRNA synthetase, translated as MFRNHTCGEITSKNIGEKVKLSGWVQTVRDKGFMVWVDLRDRYGITQLIFDEERTSTELMKKAQKLGREFVVMVEGEVIERSSKNPNIPTGEIEILVDNLQILNESLTPPFTIEDETDGGEELRMKFRYLDIRRNPVRNNLIFRHKVAQAVRSYLSNEGFIEVETPYLIKSTPEGARDFVVPSRMNEGQFYALPQSPQTFKQLLMVGGMDKYFQLVKCFRDEDLRADRQPEFTQIDCEMAFIEQEDILNTFEGLTRHLLKEINDVDVAEFPRMTYDEAMRRFGNDKPDIRFGMEFGELNEVAQNKDFGVFNNAELVVGIAVPGANSYTRKEIDNLIDWMRRPQIGALGMVYVRCNEDGSYKSSVDKFYDQEDLAKWAEVTGAKAGGLICVLSGDKNKVRGQLSALRMEMATRLGLRKKDEFAPLWVIDFPLLEWDEDTKRFHAMHHPFTSPKPGQMELLDTEPAKVKANAYDLVLNGNEIGGGSIRIHDKNVQSKMFDYLGFSKVEARAQFGFLMDAFQYGAPPHGGIAFGLDRLVSILGGQETIRDFIAFPKNNSGRDVMIDAPAPIDKNQLKELHLKLDL; from the coding sequence ATGTTTAGAAATCATACTTGTGGCGAGATAACCAGCAAGAATATAGGAGAGAAAGTAAAATTATCTGGATGGGTACAGACCGTCCGCGATAAGGGTTTTATGGTGTGGGTGGATCTTCGTGATCGTTATGGCATAACCCAACTTATTTTTGATGAAGAAAGAACTTCTACTGAGCTTATGAAAAAAGCTCAAAAACTAGGTCGAGAATTTGTAGTGATGGTAGAAGGTGAGGTTATCGAAAGAAGTTCTAAGAATCCAAATATCCCTACTGGTGAGATTGAAATTTTGGTTGATAATCTTCAAATTTTAAATGAATCATTAACTCCACCTTTTACAATTGAGGACGAAACTGACGGTGGTGAAGAGTTAAGGATGAAGTTTAGATATCTAGACATTCGAAGAAATCCGGTAAGAAATAATTTAATCTTTAGGCACAAAGTCGCCCAAGCGGTAAGAAGTTATCTTTCTAATGAAGGTTTTATAGAAGTAGAAACTCCTTATTTAATTAAGTCAACGCCGGAAGGTGCAAGGGATTTTGTGGTGCCTTCAAGAATGAACGAAGGTCAATTTTACGCTTTACCACAGTCGCCCCAAACCTTTAAACAATTGCTGATGGTTGGCGGTATGGACAAATATTTTCAACTTGTAAAATGTTTTAGAGACGAAGATCTACGAGCGGACAGACAACCAGAATTTACCCAGATAGATTGCGAAATGGCGTTTATTGAGCAAGAAGATATTCTCAATACTTTTGAAGGTCTTACCCGTCATTTGCTAAAAGAAATTAACGATGTAGATGTGGCAGAATTTCCGAGAATGACCTACGACGAGGCTATGAGGAGATTTGGAAACGACAAGCCAGATATCCGTTTTGGGATGGAATTCGGAGAATTGAATGAAGTAGCCCAAAACAAGGATTTCGGTGTTTTTAATAATGCAGAATTAGTTGTGGGCATTGCGGTTCCCGGAGCTAATAGTTATACCAGAAAAGAAATAGATAATTTAATCGATTGGATGCGACGCCCACAAATTGGGGCGCTTGGGATGGTTTACGTCCGTTGCAATGAAGATGGAAGCTATAAATCTTCGGTCGATAAATTTTATGACCAAGAAGATTTAGCCAAATGGGCAGAAGTTACTGGTGCAAAAGCAGGTGGTTTAATTTGCGTTCTTTCTGGTGATAAAAATAAAGTACGTGGGCAACTAAGCGCTTTGCGTATGGAGATGGCCACCCGTTTGGGATTGCGTAAAAAAGATGAGTTTGCACCTTTATGGGTAATCGATTTCCCGTTATTGGAATGGGATGAAGACACCAAACGTTTTCACGCCATGCACCATCCTTTCACTTCACCAAAACCGGGACAGATGGAATTGTTAGATACCGAACCAGCTAAAGTGAAAGCCAATGCTTATGATTTGGTGCTTAATGGAAATGAAATCGGTGGAGGATCAATTAGGATTCACGATAAAAATGTTCAATCTAAAATGTTCGACTATCTTGGATTTTCTAAAGTGGAAGCCAGAGCGCAATTCGGATTTTTAATGGATGCCTTTCAATATGGAGCGCCACCACACGGTGGTATTGCATTTGGTCTAGATAGATTGGTTTCAATTTTAGGTGGACAAGAAACAATTCGGGATTTTATAGCGTTTCCAAAAAACAACTCTGGAAGGGATGTTATGATTGACGCTCCTGCACCAATCGATAAAAACCAACTAAAGGAATTACATCTCAAGCTAGATTTATAA
- a CDS encoding 1-deoxy-D-xylulose-5-phosphate synthase: protein MENNYSILDKIALPEDLRKLMRGELPQLAQDLRQFIIDIVATKEGHLGASLGVVELTIALHYVFNTPNDKIVWDVGHQAYGHKILTGRKNIFDTNRQFKGISGFPKISESEFDTFGTGHSSTSISAALGMAIASKLNGEHNRQHIAVIGDASIASGMAFEGLNHAGVSDTNLLVILNDNSIGIDPSVGALKEYLTNVKKEKNKQDNIFEALDFDYSGPIDGHDLNILIPELERLKSVEGPKLLHIVTTKGKGLRQAEENQVKYHAPGKFDSKTGELAIADSARKPPKFQDVFGLTLAELAETNDKIIGITPAMPTGSSLLYMMKKFPERAFDVGIAEQHAVTFAAGLATQGFVVFCTIYSTFLQRAYDQVIHDVALQNLPVIFCIDRAGLVGQDGATHHGVFDISYLRCIPNFIIAAPRNEMELRNLMYTAQLGLNNPIAIRYPRGRGKTLDWKRPFQKIEIGKGICLVKGTEIAILSYGFIGETITAILADTDHREKIGHYDMRFAKPLDKELLHEIFKTYKTIMTVEDGAIIGGFGSAILEFANAEGYKQDIKILGIKDEFIEHGSVEELQHYVRMDQDSLKTTINELLVLKD from the coding sequence ATGGAAAACAACTACTCAATATTGGATAAAATAGCGCTTCCCGAAGACCTAAGGAAACTTATGCGAGGTGAATTGCCGCAACTTGCCCAAGACTTGCGTCAATTTATTATTGATATTGTTGCGACTAAGGAAGGGCATCTAGGCGCGAGTTTAGGAGTAGTAGAATTAACCATTGCTCTCCATTACGTATTTAATACGCCAAACGATAAAATTGTTTGGGATGTTGGGCATCAAGCCTACGGGCACAAAATCCTAACCGGAAGAAAAAATATATTCGACACCAATCGACAATTTAAAGGTATTAGTGGATTTCCGAAAATTTCTGAAAGCGAGTTCGATACTTTCGGAACGGGGCATTCTTCAACTTCAATATCTGCTGCTTTAGGAATGGCCATTGCTTCAAAACTTAATGGTGAACACAATCGACAACATATCGCAGTGATCGGAGATGCTTCAATTGCCAGCGGAATGGCGTTTGAAGGTCTTAACCACGCCGGTGTCTCCGATACAAATCTGTTGGTAATACTCAATGATAATTCCATCGGAATCGACCCAAGTGTAGGTGCTCTCAAAGAATATTTGACCAACGTTAAGAAAGAAAAAAATAAACAGGATAATATTTTTGAAGCTTTGGATTTCGATTATTCGGGTCCAATTGACGGGCATGATTTAAATATTTTGATACCGGAACTAGAACGATTAAAATCGGTTGAAGGTCCCAAATTGCTTCATATTGTTACAACTAAGGGCAAAGGATTAAGGCAAGCAGAAGAGAATCAGGTGAAATACCACGCTCCCGGTAAATTCGACTCGAAGACTGGAGAACTTGCGATTGCCGATAGCGCTAGAAAACCTCCTAAATTTCAAGACGTATTTGGACTTACGCTGGCAGAATTAGCCGAAACCAATGATAAGATAATCGGTATTACTCCGGCCATGCCAACTGGGAGTTCGCTTCTTTATATGATGAAGAAATTTCCTGAACGTGCTTTTGACGTAGGGATTGCCGAGCAACACGCGGTAACGTTCGCGGCAGGGCTCGCAACCCAAGGTTTTGTGGTTTTTTGCACAATCTACTCAACGTTTCTCCAGCGCGCTTATGATCAAGTTATCCATGATGTAGCGTTACAAAATTTACCCGTAATATTTTGTATAGACCGTGCTGGCCTAGTGGGACAAGACGGAGCAACCCACCACGGAGTTTTCGATATTTCCTATCTACGTTGCATTCCCAATTTTATCATTGCGGCGCCGAGAAATGAAATGGAACTAAGAAATTTGATGTATACCGCACAATTAGGTCTTAATAACCCGATTGCAATAAGGTATCCGCGCGGTCGTGGAAAGACTTTGGATTGGAAACGACCATTTCAAAAAATAGAGATTGGCAAAGGAATTTGTTTGGTAAAAGGAACTGAAATTGCAATTTTATCTTATGGTTTTATCGGGGAAACCATTACGGCTATCCTTGCAGATACCGACCATCGAGAAAAAATCGGGCATTATGATATGCGTTTCGCTAAACCATTAGATAAAGAACTTCTTCACGAAATTTTCAAAACTTACAAAACGATTATGACCGTAGAAGATGGCGCGATTATCGGTGGTTTTGGTTCAGCCATTTTAGAATTTGCTAATGCTGAAGGCTATAAGCAAGACATTAAAATCTTGGGAATAAAAGATGAATTTATCGAACATGGCAGCGTAGAAGAACTTCAACACTACGTTAGGATGGACCAAGATTCGCTAAAAACTACAATTAACGAACTCCTAGTTTTGAAAGATTAG
- a CDS encoding chloride channel protein, CIC family, translating to MTYELLIKKFIRWRYKYISQKNLVLILSVLIGLMSGLVSVIIKNITFAIEWVLENSVLMAKTSSYFIVPIVGLWLVYLFTKHVSKKPVEHAIPSILFSISKKNGMVEPSKIWLPLITAPLTVGFGGSVGLLGPAIASASALTSTIGQILHLDRRSRTLLIGCAAAGAIATIFKSPIAAIIFAIEVFSLDLTFISLLPLLVASVCSVLTSYFFLGDEVLFDITITAPFKLRDTFFYMVLGVATGVASIYFSKMYFAVLKFFERFKSSRHRLIVGGLGIGTMLYFIPPLYGEGFGFLNDLFAGDHLKAIGKTPFDQYTDNIWVVIGLLMGIVIFKAIAMTTTFAAGGSGGIIIPTLVMGGALGNVVAKIINNVGLNLTASESNFTLVGMAGLMAGVLHAPLTAIFLIAEITGGYELFVPLMITVSISFLITKGILEHTIYTKELAEKGALLTHDKDQNVLTLMSLDTVIEHNFTTLHPDMSFGDMLHKGVSQSSRNLFPVVDDENHLVGIILLDDIRNIMFDQSLYESTSVETFMHSPPDYIDYDLDSMKTVMKKFQDTAAWNLPVLKDEKYHGFISKSKLLTAYRRELINYT from the coding sequence ATGACCTACGAATTATTGATCAAGAAGTTCATAAGGTGGCGGTATAAATATATCTCCCAAAAGAACCTTGTCTTAATCCTTAGTGTCTTGATCGGACTTATGTCCGGACTGGTTTCAGTAATTATCAAAAACATAACCTTCGCCATAGAATGGGTACTAGAGAATAGTGTCTTAATGGCTAAGACCAGCTCCTATTTTATAGTTCCTATCGTTGGCCTTTGGTTGGTTTATCTTTTTACCAAACATGTTTCCAAAAAACCTGTAGAACACGCCATACCAAGTATTTTATTTTCAATTTCTAAAAAAAACGGAATGGTAGAGCCAAGCAAGATTTGGCTGCCATTGATTACCGCGCCTTTAACTGTAGGTTTTGGAGGTTCTGTAGGATTGCTGGGGCCCGCCATTGCCTCGGCATCGGCACTAACCTCTACCATTGGACAAATATTGCATTTAGATAGAAGGTCAAGAACGCTTTTAATCGGTTGCGCTGCGGCTGGAGCAATAGCCACCATATTTAAATCTCCAATTGCCGCTATCATTTTTGCCATCGAGGTCTTTAGTCTGGACCTTACTTTTATTTCCTTGCTACCACTTTTAGTTGCTTCAGTTTGTTCGGTACTCACCTCTTACTTTTTTCTGGGCGATGAAGTTTTGTTCGATATTACTATAACTGCGCCTTTTAAATTACGCGATACCTTCTTTTATATGGTGTTAGGAGTTGCAACCGGAGTAGCATCGATTTATTTCTCCAAAATGTATTTTGCGGTTCTCAAGTTTTTTGAAAGATTTAAATCGAGCAGGCATCGGCTGATTGTTGGCGGTCTAGGAATCGGCACCATGCTTTATTTTATACCACCCTTATACGGTGAAGGTTTTGGGTTTCTAAATGATCTCTTTGCCGGCGACCATTTAAAGGCAATAGGGAAAACTCCCTTTGATCAATATACCGACAACATTTGGGTGGTCATTGGCCTGCTTATGGGGATTGTAATCTTTAAGGCAATCGCGATGACCACGACATTTGCAGCGGGTGGTTCAGGCGGAATTATAATCCCTACTCTTGTAATGGGTGGTGCATTAGGGAATGTAGTTGCCAAGATTATAAACAATGTAGGTCTCAATCTAACTGCTTCAGAATCTAATTTTACGTTAGTAGGCATGGCCGGACTTATGGCCGGAGTATTGCACGCGCCATTGACCGCTATATTCTTAATTGCCGAAATAACCGGAGGATATGAGCTCTTTGTACCCCTGATGATTACCGTGTCGATTTCTTTTTTAATTACCAAAGGAATTTTGGAACATACCATTTACACCAAGGAATTGGCAGAAAAAGGCGCCTTGCTTACCCACGATAAAGACCAGAACGTTTTAACTTTGATGTCCTTGGATACCGTAATAGAACATAATTTTACCACCTTACACCCAGACATGTCGTTCGGGGATATGCTTCACAAAGGGGTTTCGCAATCGAGTCGCAATCTCTTTCCGGTGGTAGATGATGAAAATCATTTGGTAGGAATTATTCTTTTGGACGATATCCGAAATATTATGTTCGACCAAAGTCTGTATGAATCTACCTCGGTTGAAACGTTTATGCACAGTCCACCAGATTATATAGACTATGATTTGGATAGTATGAAAACTGTGATGAAGAAATTCCAAGATACAGCGGCTTGGAATTTACCTGTTTTAAAAGATGAAAAGTATCACGGTTTTATTTCAAAATCTAAATTGCTGACCGCTTACCGACGCGAATTAATTAATTATACTTAA